A region of Gemmatimonadota bacterium DNA encodes the following proteins:
- a CDS encoding efflux RND transporter periplasmic adaptor subunit encodes MMRRAATIPLVLLALAACRGNADDALTARGTVEVREVDVAPIAAGRLVSLRVDEGAAVQAGDTLAILSAPTLSADAEVATARVNSTRATLRDLEAGTDPQEIAKAAAELAAKQADATRLAHDRDRLKALADAGAIAPREAEAAATAADVAAAAVTSAREMLSLRKAGTRSNRIAAARADVAQAEGVLAARLATNADFVLIAPIAGVVLNRLAEPGDLVPVGGAVLRIGAMQSPWVRIFVPASVLTSLAVGDSAMIYPPGVGGVVARKASQDDEPPPPNSPNRPGFGRVVAINPRAEYVTRTALTEDERADLLFGVKIEIGERDGRFKPGMPVTVTLQPRRPFQ; translated from the coding sequence ATGATGCGCCGCGCCGCCACCATACCTTTGGTACTCCTGGCACTCGCCGCCTGCCGCGGCAACGCCGACGATGCGCTGACCGCTCGCGGCACCGTCGAAGTGCGCGAAGTCGACGTCGCGCCGATCGCGGCGGGCCGCCTCGTCTCGCTCCGGGTCGACGAGGGCGCCGCGGTGCAGGCCGGCGACACGCTCGCGATCCTCTCCGCGCCGACGCTGAGTGCGGATGCCGAAGTGGCGACGGCCCGCGTCAACTCGACGCGCGCGACGCTGCGCGACCTCGAGGCGGGCACCGATCCGCAGGAGATCGCCAAGGCCGCTGCGGAACTCGCCGCGAAGCAGGCCGATGCGACGCGCCTGGCGCATGATCGCGACCGGCTCAAGGCGCTGGCCGATGCAGGGGCGATCGCCCCGCGCGAGGCGGAGGCGGCGGCGACGGCGGCCGATGTGGCGGCAGCGGCGGTGACGTCGGCGCGTGAGATGCTGTCGCTCCGGAAGGCGGGGACGCGCAGCAACCGCATCGCGGCGGCGCGCGCCGATGTGGCGCAGGCGGAGGGGGTGCTGGCGGCGCGGTTGGCCACGAATGCCGATTTTGTCTTGATTGCGCCGATTGCCGGGGTCGTGCTGAATCGACTCGCCGAGCCGGGCGATCTGGTGCCGGTGGGCGGGGCGGTGCTGCGGATCGGGGCGATGCAGTCGCCCTGGGTGCGGATTTTCGTCCCGGCCTCCGTTCTGACGAGCCTTGCGGTGGGCGACTCTGCGATGATCTACCCACCCGGGGTGGGGGGGGTGGTGGCGAGAAAGGCGAGCCAGGACGACGAACCGCCGCCTCCCAACAGCCCTAACCGCCCCGGGTTCGGTCGCGTGGTCGCGATCAACCCACGCGCCGAGTATGTCACGCGCACGGCGCTCACGGAGGACGAGCGCGCCGATCTCCTCTTCGGCGTGAAGATCGAGATCGGTGAGCGCGATGGCCGCTTCAAGCCCGGGATGCCGGTCACCGTCACCCTGCAGCCGCGCCGACCGTTTCAGTGA
- a CDS encoding TetR/AcrR family transcriptional regulator, whose product MTAPDPTPASREAILDAATDLFARQGLESTSIKEIGAAAGVNPALLYYYFADKLALYQAVIERMVSNFPASLADIAQQAETPASGIAAIIRRQAELFLAQPLLPRLIARELADHEARHATPFFREQTRRLLGGITGLIRAGQERGEFRTDLVAEHVAVSLLSQVNWFFIAGPVLEMIVDRPGSTRDAASVRQFADHVVRFSMAGLEPSHPVSRS is encoded by the coding sequence ATGACCGCTCCCGATCCGACCCCAGCCTCCCGCGAGGCCATCCTCGACGCCGCCACCGATCTCTTTGCGAGGCAAGGACTTGAGTCCACCTCGATCAAGGAGATCGGGGCGGCTGCCGGGGTGAATCCTGCGCTCCTCTACTACTACTTCGCCGACAAACTGGCCCTTTACCAGGCCGTCATCGAGCGAATGGTCTCCAATTTTCCGGCCAGCCTCGCCGACATCGCCCAGCAGGCCGAGACACCGGCGTCGGGGATCGCCGCGATCATCCGGCGCCAGGCCGAACTCTTCCTCGCGCAGCCGCTGCTCCCGCGATTGATCGCCCGCGAGCTCGCCGACCACGAGGCGCGTCACGCCACGCCGTTCTTCCGCGAGCAGACTCGCCGCCTCCTCGGCGGGATCACCGGGCTGATTCGCGCCGGACAGGAACGCGGCGAGTTCCGCACCGACCTCGTCGCGGAGCACGTCGCCGTGTCGCTGCTGTCGCAGGTCAACTGGTTCTTCATCGCCGGACCGGTCCTCGAGATGATCGTCGACCGGCCCGGTTCGACGCGCGATGCCGCGTCGGTCCGTCAGTTTGCCGATCATGTCGTCCGCTTCTCGATGGCGGGCCTTGAACCTTCGCACCCCGTGAGTCGCTCATGA
- a CDS encoding WYL domain-containing protein, translated as MTTAAATFRRLMTVLPRFAERDTHRLEDLAAECEVPVAQLSADLQALSNRFDDPGGYVEGVAVLIDGEEVSVRTDHFRRPMRLTVAELCALELGLALLEREHDGEETAAHPMALLRARLAELITKLPQDAAYDGLRDGALAHPAQALAVPRLRDALRRRRVVELQYQKDHDDEAQPRVVRPYALRFSRGAWYLSGWCERSDGMRLFRCDRIMSVTLTDREHVVPADFSADQLMVDGKVFQGGEPTPELTVRYSAGIARWIAERDGGPVEADGSAVRTMPLADRDWAIRHVLQYGPDAQIVSPAELRDELRDRLQRMIDDG; from the coding sequence ATGACCACCGCCGCCGCGACCTTCCGCCGCTTGATGACGGTGCTGCCACGCTTCGCCGAGCGTGACACCCATCGCCTCGAGGACCTCGCCGCGGAGTGCGAGGTTCCGGTGGCGCAGTTGTCTGCCGACTTGCAGGCGTTGTCCAATCGCTTCGACGATCCCGGTGGCTATGTCGAGGGGGTGGCGGTGCTGATCGATGGCGAGGAGGTGTCGGTGCGGACCGACCACTTCCGTCGGCCGATGCGCCTCACCGTCGCCGAGCTCTGCGCGCTCGAACTCGGCCTCGCGCTGCTCGAACGGGAACACGATGGCGAGGAGACCGCCGCCCATCCGATGGCCCTGCTGCGGGCACGGCTCGCCGAGTTGATCACCAAGCTGCCGCAGGACGCCGCGTACGATGGCCTCCGCGACGGTGCCCTCGCCCATCCGGCACAGGCGCTGGCGGTGCCGCGACTCCGCGATGCGTTGCGCCGCCGTCGCGTGGTGGAGCTGCAATACCAGAAGGACCACGATGACGAGGCGCAACCGCGCGTGGTGCGTCCGTATGCGCTGCGCTTCAGCCGCGGAGCATGGTATCTGAGTGGCTGGTGCGAGCGCAGCGATGGCATGCGCCTCTTTCGCTGCGACCGCATCATGTCAGTCACGCTCACCGACCGCGAGCATGTGGTGCCAGCAGACTTTTCGGCCGATCAGCTGATGGTCGATGGCAAGGTCTTCCAGGGTGGCGAACCGACGCCGGAACTCACGGTGCGCTACAGCGCCGGCATCGCGCGGTGGATCGCCGAGCGAGATGGCGGGCCCGTCGAGGCGGACGGCAGTGCCGTGCGCACCATGCCACTAGCCGATCGCGACTGGGCCATCCGCCACGTGCTGCAGTACGGGCCGGATGCGCAGATCGTGAGCCCGGCCGAACTCCGCGACGAGCTGCGAGATCGACTTCAGCGGATGATCGATGATGGATGA
- a CDS encoding WYL domain-containing protein, giving the protein MDLVAALLARKYGATLDELRVLVPGYGTGAPEAVRRAFERDKDELRALGIPIDTAGTPGDAESRYLIRADRFYLPYLGVVTPRGLKTPRRVDRYGYRALASFNFTDDEFALLADAAARVAECGDPTLADDAAHALRKLALDVRPPDLATTPGIALSAPLAAADPAILRSLGDALLARKQVTFTYYGIERDETEQRIVLPYGLSFTSGHWYLHALDPSRGSVRRFRVSRMRRVIVNRRNPGSQDFEIPLDFRLAERAVPVPAWALGDESLVLVEVRFGRKNGAVRAARALGTTVRGAPDVTRYRVRRRESFLRWLLGLGGDAVPVSPPEMVRGYRELVERTLAALEVE; this is encoded by the coding sequence ATGGACCTCGTCGCCGCGCTGCTCGCCCGCAAGTACGGCGCGACGCTCGACGAACTGCGCGTCCTGGTTCCCGGCTATGGCACCGGCGCTCCGGAGGCGGTGCGGCGCGCCTTCGAGCGGGACAAGGACGAGCTCCGCGCCCTCGGCATTCCCATCGACACGGCCGGGACCCCGGGCGACGCCGAGAGCCGCTATCTGATTCGCGCCGACCGCTTCTACCTCCCCTATCTCGGCGTGGTCACTCCACGCGGCCTCAAAACCCCGCGACGGGTCGATCGCTACGGCTATCGTGCCCTCGCCTCCTTCAACTTCACCGACGACGAGTTCGCGCTGCTGGCCGACGCGGCCGCACGCGTCGCCGAGTGCGGTGACCCGACCCTGGCGGACGACGCGGCGCACGCGCTCCGCAAGCTCGCGCTCGATGTTCGCCCGCCCGACCTCGCGACCACACCGGGGATTGCCCTGAGCGCGCCACTCGCTGCCGCCGACCCCGCCATCCTCCGGAGTCTGGGCGACGCGCTGTTGGCGCGGAAGCAGGTGACCTTCACCTACTATGGCATCGAACGCGACGAGACCGAGCAACGGATCGTCCTGCCGTATGGCCTCTCCTTCACCAGTGGCCATTGGTATCTGCACGCGCTCGATCCGTCGCGCGGCTCGGTGCGGCGTTTCCGTGTCTCGCGAATGCGGCGCGTGATCGTCAACCGACGGAATCCGGGCAGTCAGGACTTCGAGATTCCACTGGACTTCCGGTTGGCGGAACGTGCGGTACCAGTCCCCGCGTGGGCGCTCGGTGACGAATCGCTGGTGCTCGTCGAAGTGCGCTTCGGGCGGAAGAACGGTGCGGTCCGCGCGGCGCGGGCGCTTGGCACCACGGTACGCGGTGCCCCCGACGTCACCCGCTACCGGGTGCGCCGTCGCGAGTCGTTCCTCCGTTGGCTTCTCGGGCTCGGGGGCGACGCCGTACCGGTCAGTCCGCCGGAGATGGTGCGCGGCTACCGCGAGCTGGTCGAGCGGACGCTGGCCGCGCTGGAGGTCGAATGA
- a CDS encoding TM0106 family RecB-like putative nuclease, translating to MRRLPDGSYRFSPKDLIAYLEGDFAAWCERNAAERARGSGRERLGARALAPDSADAELELVKQRGLAHEDAHLARLRAKEPTLVEVPRADEAHALTIAAMQAGAPVIFQGELRAEPWMGIADFLHRVPGASTLGDHHYEPWDTKLARSAKPYFLLQLAAYAEMLEAMQGRAPDRFGFILGDGSEATFRTADVIHYYRRLKQSFERFQASWDTDTLPDPALDRTHGRWSEAALQMLTDVDDLSLIAGISRSQIIRLRAASVDTVEELATLAPDATIPRISPASLAAIREQARLQVATRNTGTIAWSLRPLDTEQPRRGLALLPPPSRLDIFLDLEGFPYAERGLEYLIGATTIATDGKLAFDDWWAHDEPEERVAFEGFIDWAWERLKEDPSMHIYHYAAYERTAFSRLSTKYATREYELDQLLRHDVFVDLYTVVRQGMVIGTPSYSLKEIEHLYMPPRTEAITSAGGSVVEYQRWIESGESRQWPESPILSAIRDYNRVDCESMVPLRDWLLARQQEAELSWLPRPDAPTDPISNRVPKEVELYAAALAERAAALPPDSEERRVTELLGWLLEYHRRDAKPLWWRFFERQTLSELELHADADCLAGVTRTAREPWPEKKSTVYEYAFDPEQDTRLHAGSAVYVLGDGITSTKIDTMDLTNGRLTLKVGNARSLPEHCQLIPDEYVNPTPIPESVERYVRSWDEGTPASAAVDDLIHRRAPRLRGHGGGRVIAAGSGSDGAIAAVRAMDGTTLAIQGPPGTGKTTTGARLIAALLDDGKRVGVMATGHAVILNVLEKLLQQRPDLAGRVLKVGKESDHPLAVSGAMRLLESAKAPDAVAAGSCVVGGTAWLFSRPEMIGALDYLFIDEAGQVPLANAVAAGMSARNLILMGDQMQLAQPTQGEHPGESGKSCLAYLLEDRAVIPDELGIFLGTSFRMHPDVCRLISESFYEGRLGSDPLTAGNHVALPATAPITTGHGVAFLPVEHAGNTQGSDEEVAAIVGLVASLLQGTVTVHGNAPRPMTLDDILIVAPFNLQVRALRARLGDTARIGSVDKFQGQEAPVVIVSMCASTLDDAPRGPQFLLSPNRLNVAISRAQALAIVVGSSTLGDVRVRSVEEMQLVSRWCRIEQLAEG from the coding sequence ATGCGGCGCCTCCCCGACGGTTCGTATCGCTTCTCGCCCAAGGATCTGATCGCCTACCTCGAGGGCGACTTCGCGGCGTGGTGCGAGCGCAATGCCGCGGAACGCGCGCGAGGAAGCGGTCGGGAGCGTCTGGGCGCGAGGGCACTCGCCCCCGACAGCGCCGACGCGGAACTCGAGCTCGTGAAGCAGCGCGGGTTGGCCCACGAGGACGCCCACCTGGCTCGGCTCCGCGCCAAGGAGCCGACCCTGGTGGAAGTGCCGCGCGCAGACGAGGCCCACGCGCTGACGATCGCGGCGATGCAGGCAGGCGCCCCGGTGATCTTTCAGGGCGAGCTCCGCGCCGAGCCATGGATGGGGATCGCCGATTTCCTCCATCGCGTCCCGGGCGCCTCAACCCTCGGCGATCACCACTACGAACCGTGGGACACCAAGCTCGCCCGCTCCGCCAAGCCGTACTTCCTGCTGCAGCTTGCTGCCTACGCCGAGATGCTCGAGGCGATGCAGGGGCGCGCGCCCGATCGCTTCGGCTTCATCCTGGGCGATGGCAGCGAGGCCACCTTCCGCACCGCCGACGTCATCCACTACTACCGGCGCCTGAAGCAGTCGTTCGAGCGCTTCCAGGCATCGTGGGACACCGACACGCTGCCCGATCCGGCCCTCGACCGTACCCACGGCCGGTGGAGCGAGGCGGCACTCCAGATGCTCACCGACGTCGATGATCTCTCGCTGATCGCCGGCATCAGTCGCAGCCAGATCATCCGACTGCGCGCGGCCTCGGTGGACACCGTCGAAGAGCTGGCGACCCTCGCACCCGATGCGACCATCCCGCGGATCTCGCCGGCGTCCCTCGCGGCAATCCGCGAGCAGGCAAGGCTGCAGGTCGCCACGCGCAACACCGGCACCATCGCCTGGTCACTGCGCCCGCTCGATACCGAACAGCCTCGCCGCGGCCTCGCCCTGCTGCCGCCACCGTCTCGGCTCGACATCTTCCTCGATCTCGAGGGCTTTCCCTACGCGGAACGCGGGCTCGAGTATCTCATCGGCGCCACGACGATCGCGACGGACGGCAAGCTCGCCTTCGACGATTGGTGGGCGCACGACGAACCGGAGGAACGCGTCGCCTTCGAGGGCTTCATCGATTGGGCGTGGGAGCGGTTGAAGGAGGACCCATCGATGCACATCTATCACTACGCCGCCTACGAGCGGACCGCCTTCTCGCGATTGAGCACCAAGTACGCGACGCGCGAGTACGAGCTCGACCAACTGCTTCGTCACGACGTCTTCGTCGATCTCTACACCGTCGTGCGGCAGGGGATGGTGATCGGGACGCCGAGCTATTCGCTGAAGGAGATCGAGCATCTCTACATGCCGCCGCGGACCGAGGCGATCACCAGCGCCGGCGGCTCCGTCGTGGAGTACCAGCGATGGATCGAGAGTGGCGAGAGCCGGCAGTGGCCGGAGTCGCCGATCCTCTCGGCCATCCGCGACTACAATCGCGTCGACTGCGAATCGATGGTCCCGCTCCGCGATTGGCTGCTGGCGCGGCAGCAGGAGGCCGAGCTGTCGTGGCTTCCCCGCCCCGACGCCCCGACCGACCCCATCAGCAATCGCGTGCCGAAGGAGGTCGAGCTCTACGCGGCCGCCCTGGCCGAGCGCGCGGCGGCGCTCCCTCCGGATTCGGAGGAGCGGCGTGTGACCGAGCTGCTCGGCTGGCTGCTGGAGTATCACCGCCGCGACGCCAAGCCGCTGTGGTGGCGCTTCTTCGAACGGCAGACGCTCTCGGAGCTGGAGCTCCACGCCGATGCGGACTGCCTCGCCGGTGTCACGCGGACCGCGCGCGAGCCCTGGCCCGAGAAGAAGTCGACGGTCTACGAGTATGCCTTCGATCCGGAACAGGACACCCGACTGCACGCGGGCTCCGCCGTGTATGTCCTCGGCGATGGCATCACCAGCACCAAGATCGACACGATGGACCTGACCAACGGGCGCTTGACACTGAAGGTCGGCAATGCGCGGTCGCTCCCCGAGCATTGCCAGCTGATTCCCGACGAGTACGTGAACCCGACGCCCATCCCTGAATCGGTCGAGCGCTACGTGCGCAGCTGGGACGAGGGCACGCCGGCGTCAGCGGCAGTCGATGACCTGATTCACCGCCGAGCCCCACGACTGCGTGGCCACGGCGGTGGGCGCGTGATCGCGGCAGGGAGCGGCAGCGATGGTGCGATCGCCGCCGTGCGCGCCATGGATGGCACCACGCTCGCCATCCAGGGGCCGCCGGGCACCGGCAAGACGACGACCGGGGCACGGCTCATCGCGGCGCTGCTCGACGACGGCAAGCGCGTCGGCGTGATGGCGACCGGCCACGCCGTGATCCTCAATGTGCTGGAGAAGTTGCTGCAGCAGCGCCCCGATCTCGCCGGACGCGTCCTCAAGGTGGGGAAGGAGAGCGATCACCCGCTGGCGGTGAGTGGCGCGATGCGCCTGCTCGAGTCGGCGAAGGCTCCCGATGCCGTGGCCGCGGGCTCCTGCGTCGTCGGTGGCACCGCGTGGCTCTTCAGCCGGCCGGAGATGATCGGCGCACTCGACTACCTCTTCATCGACGAAGCCGGGCAAGTGCCGCTCGCCAACGCCGTCGCGGCGGGGATGTCGGCGCGCAACCTGATCCTCATGGGCGACCAGATGCAGCTCGCCCAACCGACGCAGGGGGAGCATCCCGGCGAGAGCGGCAAGTCCTGCCTCGCCTATCTCCTCGAGGATCGCGCCGTCATTCCTGACGAGCTCGGCATCTTCCTCGGCACCTCGTTCCGGATGCACCCCGACGTCTGCCGCCTGATCTCCGAGTCGTTCTACGAGGGGCGGCTCGGCAGCGATCCCCTCACGGCCGGCAATCACGTCGCGCTTCCTGCCACCGCGCCGATCACAACCGGCCACGGAGTCGCCTTCCTCCCGGTCGAGCACGCGGGCAACACGCAGGGGAGCGACGAAGAGGTCGCGGCGATCGTCGGCCTGGTCGCCTCGCTGCTGCAAGGAACTGTCACGGTGCACGGCAACGCCCCGCGCCCGATGACGCTCGACGACATCCTGATCGTCGCGCCATTCAACCTGCAGGTCCGCGCACTCCGTGCCCGCCTCGGCGACACGGCGCGCATCGGATCGGTCGACAAGTTCCAGGGGCAGGAGGCACCGGTGGTGATCGTGTCGATGTGCGCGAGCACGCTCGATGACGCGCCGCGCGGGCCACAGTTCCTGCTCTCACCCAATCGCCTCAACGTGGCGATCTCGCGTGCGCAGGCGCTCGCCATCGTCGTCGGCTCTTCAACGCTCGGCGACGTGCGGGTGCGGTCGGTGGAGGAGATGCAGCTGGTGAGCCGGTGGTGTCGGATCGAACAGCTTGCCGAGGGGTAG
- a CDS encoding protein kinase — MDLRDQLQAHLGDAFRIERELGGGGMSRVFLATEVRLARSVAIKVLSPELAQGINAERFEREILLAASLQQANIVPVLAAGDVAGLPYFTMPFVEGESLRNRIRGGGIPIADVIAILRDVTKALAYAHTRGIVHRDIKPDNVLLSGGTAVVTDFGIAKALSASRAEVAGGTLTSVGTSIGTPAYMAPEQVAGDPTIDHRVDLYALGCMAYELLTGASPFADRTPQRMLAAHLSETPPSVTQKRSDCPPALASLVRHLLEKDPADRIANATEVLRTLDEVTTASSSSVPTLSMSGPGSFGKAFSLYVVATVAVAIVAKAAVVAIGLPDWTFPGAVGLMLLGLPVLLLTGYAKSVARRSARATPTLTPGGTMVGRAPSGTLATIALKANPHLSWRRNLRYGMITMGSFVLLVIGYMVTRQMGIGPAASLFASGTLAAQDKVLLADFTTTGGDSTLAPIVQAAVRAAMSQSRAVQVLSPSDVAAVLVRMQRSDSTPLDKATAKEVATRSGRQGDPRWTPRRGGPRLPRLAGVDLDGAGNCARLLSGNGRRCEGSPECRRRSHQEVARQAGRVAQGSAERRPARARHDRQPRGAPQVHRGDARQRCRG; from the coding sequence GTGGACCTTCGCGACCAGCTCCAGGCCCATCTCGGTGACGCGTTCCGCATTGAGCGGGAACTCGGCGGCGGCGGGATGTCGCGGGTCTTCCTGGCCACGGAAGTGCGCCTGGCCCGGTCGGTGGCGATCAAGGTGCTCTCGCCCGAGCTGGCGCAGGGGATCAACGCCGAGCGGTTCGAGCGCGAGATCCTGCTGGCGGCGTCGTTGCAGCAGGCGAACATCGTCCCGGTGCTGGCGGCTGGCGACGTCGCGGGATTGCCGTACTTCACGATGCCGTTCGTCGAGGGCGAGTCGCTCCGCAACCGGATCCGTGGTGGCGGGATTCCGATCGCCGACGTGATCGCGATCCTGCGCGACGTGACCAAGGCGCTGGCGTACGCGCACACGCGCGGCATCGTCCATCGCGACATCAAGCCCGACAACGTGCTGCTCTCGGGCGGTACCGCGGTGGTGACCGACTTCGGGATCGCGAAGGCACTCAGTGCCTCGCGTGCGGAAGTGGCCGGCGGGACGCTCACCTCCGTGGGGACGAGCATCGGCACGCCGGCGTACATGGCGCCGGAACAGGTCGCCGGCGATCCGACCATCGACCATCGCGTCGATCTCTATGCATTGGGCTGCATGGCGTACGAGCTGCTCACCGGGGCGAGTCCGTTTGCCGACCGCACGCCGCAGCGGATGCTCGCGGCGCACCTGAGCGAGACGCCGCCGTCGGTCACGCAGAAGCGGAGCGACTGCCCCCCCGCACTCGCGAGCCTGGTGCGGCATCTGCTCGAGAAGGACCCGGCGGATCGGATTGCCAACGCCACCGAAGTGCTGCGCACGCTCGATGAGGTCACGACCGCGTCGTCGTCTTCGGTGCCGACGTTGTCGATGTCGGGGCCCGGCTCGTTCGGCAAGGCCTTCAGCCTCTATGTGGTGGCGACGGTCGCGGTGGCGATCGTCGCGAAGGCGGCGGTGGTCGCGATCGGTCTGCCGGACTGGACCTTCCCCGGCGCCGTCGGCTTGATGCTCCTCGGACTGCCGGTACTGTTGCTGACGGGCTATGCCAAGTCGGTCGCGCGGCGCAGTGCGCGCGCCACGCCGACGCTCACGCCCGGCGGGACGATGGTGGGCCGCGCCCCGTCGGGGACGCTGGCGACGATCGCGCTCAAGGCGAACCCGCACCTGTCGTGGCGTCGCAACTTGCGCTACGGCATGATCACCATGGGCAGCTTCGTGCTGCTGGTGATCGGCTACATGGTCACCCGGCAGATGGGCATCGGCCCCGCGGCGTCGCTCTTCGCGAGCGGGACGCTCGCCGCGCAGGACAAGGTGTTGCTGGCCGACTTCACCACGACCGGTGGCGACTCGACGCTCGCGCCGATCGTGCAGGCGGCGGTGCGCGCCGCGATGTCGCAGTCGCGCGCGGTGCAGGTGCTGAGCCCGTCGGATGTCGCAGCGGTGCTCGTGCGGATGCAGCGCTCCGACAGCACGCCGCTCGACAAGGCGACCGCGAAGGAAGTCGCGACCCGCAGCGGGCGCCAAGGCGATCCTCGGTGGACGCCTCGCCGCGGCGGGCCCAGGCTACCTCGTCTCGCTGGAGTTGATCTCGACGGCGCAGGGAACTGTGCTCGCCTCCTATCAGGGAACGGCCGACGGTGTGAAGGATCTCCTGAATGTCGTCGACGATCTCACCAAGAAGTTGCGCGGCAAGCTGGGCGAGTCGCTCAAGGAAGTGCAGAACGCCGTCCCGCTCGAGCGCGCCACGACCGCCAACCTCGAGGCGCTCCGCAAGTACACCGAGGCGACGCGCGCCAACGATGTCGAGGGTGA
- a CDS encoding BlaI/MecI/CopY family transcriptional regulator, translating to MPKPSLTDDLSRRERQVMDALHRRGEATVAEILRDIPDPPSYSAVRSILRILAEKHLVTFQEDGPRYVYRPATPTTQARADVLKQVVHTYFAGSTEQAFTALLQMADATLSPEELARIRERIRDAEAKGR from the coding sequence ATGCCGAAGCCATCCCTCACTGACGACCTCTCCCGGCGCGAGCGCCAGGTCATGGACGCCCTCCACCGGCGTGGCGAGGCCACCGTGGCGGAGATCCTCCGCGACATCCCCGATCCGCCATCCTACTCGGCGGTCCGGTCGATCCTCCGGATCCTCGCCGAGAAGCACTTGGTGACGTTCCAGGAAGACGGGCCGCGCTACGTCTACCGCCCCGCCACCCCGACGACGCAGGCGCGCGCCGACGTCCTGAAGCAGGTGGTGCACACCTACTTCGCCGGGTCGACCGAGCAGGCGTTCACGGCGCTGCTGCAGATGGCCGATGCGACGCTCTCCCCCGAGGAGCTCGCCCGCATTCGCGAGCGGATCCGCGACGCCGAAGCGAAGGGGCGCTAG